One Lacticaseibacillus rhamnosus genomic window carries:
- a CDS encoding NCS2 family permease — MENFFHLKQNKTTPMTEVMAGLTTFFAMSYILFVNPQVLSQTGMPAQAVFLATIIASAVGTLVMGLFANVPYALAPGMGLNAFFTYTVVFALGFSWQEALALVFICGVINILITVTKIRKLIIVAIPEAIQHAIGGGIGVFVAYIGIKNAGFLQFTSEASSINTINGQPLKEGALTLKHGIESVVSNGGIVPALVNFTQAGAVLALIGLVIMVILNVKKVPGAILIGILLTTIIGIPMGVTDLHLSAANSFGSTFASLQTTFGAAFSAKGMGSLFANPDKIVLSIMTIFAFSFSDIFDTLGTFIGTGRRTGIFSDADEQALEQGSGFSSKMDRALFADSIATGVGSIFGTSNVTTYVESAAGIGAGGRTGLTSVVVAGMFLLSSVFAPFIAIVPTQALAPALILVGIMMMSTFKEIEWDDLSQAIPAFMASIVMGFVYNISYGIAAGFIFYCLIKLITGKVKEIHPVLAIVTIGFILNFVILASL, encoded by the coding sequence ATGGAAAACTTTTTTCATTTAAAGCAGAATAAGACCACGCCGATGACAGAAGTCATGGCGGGGCTTACAACTTTTTTTGCAATGTCATATATTTTATTCGTTAACCCGCAAGTTTTGTCACAAACCGGCATGCCGGCTCAGGCGGTGTTCTTAGCAACGATCATTGCCAGTGCGGTCGGTACTTTGGTTATGGGGTTGTTTGCTAACGTGCCGTATGCTTTGGCACCGGGCATGGGCCTCAATGCTTTCTTCACTTACACAGTTGTCTTCGCGCTTGGTTTTAGCTGGCAAGAAGCGTTGGCACTGGTGTTCATCTGTGGTGTCATTAACATTTTGATTACGGTCACCAAGATTCGGAAATTGATTATCGTTGCGATTCCGGAAGCCATTCAACACGCGATTGGCGGCGGGATCGGTGTTTTCGTTGCTTATATCGGGATCAAGAACGCTGGCTTTTTACAGTTCACATCCGAAGCATCTAGCATTAATACCATCAACGGCCAGCCGCTTAAGGAAGGTGCATTGACCCTCAAGCACGGGATTGAATCCGTGGTTTCAAACGGCGGCATTGTTCCGGCGCTGGTTAACTTCACCCAAGCCGGTGCCGTGTTAGCCTTGATTGGTTTGGTCATCATGGTGATCTTGAACGTTAAAAAGGTGCCTGGTGCTATTTTGATCGGGATCCTATTAACCACGATTATCGGGATTCCGATGGGCGTGACAGATTTACATCTCAGTGCCGCCAACTCGTTTGGAAGCACATTTGCCTCACTACAGACAACTTTTGGCGCTGCTTTTTCTGCTAAAGGGATGGGGTCATTGTTCGCCAATCCGGATAAAATCGTGCTTTCAATTATGACGATTTTTGCCTTTAGTTTCTCGGATATTTTTGACACGTTGGGTACCTTTATCGGAACCGGCCGGCGCACGGGTATTTTCTCGGACGCTGACGAACAGGCGCTGGAACAAGGATCAGGTTTCTCATCCAAAATGGATCGGGCGTTGTTTGCTGATTCCATCGCGACTGGGGTTGGTTCTATCTTCGGTACCAGTAACGTCACCACTTATGTTGAAAGTGCCGCTGGGATCGGTGCTGGTGGCCGAACCGGTTTGACTTCCGTTGTCGTTGCCGGCATGTTCCTGCTCAGTTCTGTCTTTGCGCCATTCATCGCTATTGTGCCGACCCAAGCACTGGCACCAGCTTTGATCTTAGTCGGTATCATGATGATGAGTACCTTTAAGGAAATTGAATGGGATGACTTGTCACAAGCGATCCCGGCCTTCATGGCATCAATTGTGATGGGCTTTGTTTACAACATCTCATATGGGATCGCCGCGGGCTTCATCTTCTACTGCCTGATCAAGCTGATCACTGGCAAGGTGAAGGAAATCCATCCGGTGTTGGCCATTGTGACAATTGGCTTCATCTTGAACTTTGTCATCTTGGCATCACTTTAA
- a CDS encoding 6-phospho-beta-glucosidase — protein MSAFPKDFLWGGAVAAHQFEGGWSADGKGISIADVMTAGDNQTKRRITDGVQPGENYPNHDAIDFYHHYKDDVELFSELGLKCFRTSIAWSRIFPKGDEEQPNEKGLQFYDDLFDDLLAHHIEPVITLSHFEMPYHLVQAYGGWRNRKLIGFFVKFAKVVFDRYKDKVKYWMTFNEINNQVGMLNEWSLFTNSGLIIQPDENKEQAMFQAAHYEAVASALAVQIGHMINPDFKIGCMVAMGPVYPATPNPNDVFKAERMMQTNYYLADVQVKGHYPAFLEHYFARRQFNLDITLEDRDVLLAGKVDYIGFSYYASHVVKAADDEPTDFITLGSNQEIKNTTLHRSDWGWEIDPVGLRYALNWFSDRYDVPLFIVENGLGAFDKVEENGSIHDDYRIDYLRQHIEQMKLAVEVDGVKLMGYTPWGIIDLVSAGTGQMEKRYGVIYVDKDDQGKGTLARSKKDSFDWFHKVIQSNGEDLT, from the coding sequence TTGTCAGCATTTCCTAAAGATTTTTTATGGGGCGGCGCTGTTGCTGCTCATCAATTTGAGGGCGGATGGTCAGCTGATGGAAAAGGAATCAGTATTGCCGATGTTATGACCGCTGGAGATAATCAAACCAAACGTCGAATTACAGATGGCGTTCAACCGGGTGAAAACTATCCGAACCACGATGCCATTGATTTTTATCACCACTATAAAGATGATGTCGAGCTTTTCTCGGAACTGGGGCTTAAGTGTTTCCGGACGAGTATTGCCTGGAGCCGGATTTTTCCTAAAGGCGATGAAGAACAACCAAATGAGAAAGGCTTGCAGTTTTATGATGACTTATTTGATGATTTGCTTGCCCATCATATTGAGCCTGTGATTACGTTGTCGCATTTTGAAATGCCTTATCATTTGGTTCAGGCTTATGGTGGCTGGCGCAATCGTAAACTTATCGGCTTTTTTGTTAAATTCGCTAAGGTTGTCTTTGATCGCTATAAAGATAAAGTTAAATATTGGATGACCTTTAATGAAATCAATAATCAAGTTGGGATGCTTAATGAATGGTCGTTATTTACAAATTCAGGATTGATCATTCAGCCAGACGAAAACAAAGAGCAAGCTATGTTTCAAGCGGCTCATTATGAGGCAGTAGCCAGCGCACTAGCTGTCCAAATCGGGCACATGATTAACCCCGACTTTAAGATTGGCTGCATGGTTGCAATGGGGCCGGTTTATCCCGCGACTCCTAATCCCAACGATGTTTTTAAAGCTGAACGAATGATGCAGACAAATTATTATCTTGCGGATGTTCAGGTGAAAGGACACTATCCGGCCTTTTTAGAACACTATTTTGCCCGACGCCAATTTAATTTGGATATTACATTGGAGGATCGCGATGTCCTACTGGCTGGTAAGGTTGATTACATTGGTTTTTCGTATTATGCATCTCATGTTGTTAAAGCTGCTGATGATGAACCAACTGATTTCATAACATTGGGATCCAATCAGGAGATTAAAAATACGACATTACACCGCTCAGATTGGGGCTGGGAAATTGATCCGGTTGGCCTTCGTTATGCGCTTAACTGGTTCAGTGATCGCTATGATGTACCGTTATTCATCGTGGAAAATGGCCTGGGCGCGTTTGATAAAGTTGAAGAAAACGGCAGTATCCATGATGACTATCGCATTGACTATTTACGCCAGCATATTGAACAGATGAAGTTGGCTGTTGAAGTTGATGGGGTCAAGCTTATGGGGTATACACCTTGGGGGATTATTGACCTTGTATCAGCCGGAACCGGCCAGATGGAGAAACGATATGGCGTCATTTACGTTGATAAAGACGATCAGGGAAAAGGAACACTTGCCAGAAGTAAGAAGGATTCTTTTGACTGGTTCCATAAGGTCATCCAAAGCAATGGTGAGGATCTCACCTGA
- a CDS encoding GNAT family N-acetyltransferase has product MQSFEKYHPIMSVHYTMDWLTTFKIKDIFQLRADRQVAAESGREFDQKITDTARYINRSMRLVMSNNALLYGIMDRASHEFLGSFCIWNFSQKKTVAQVRFETLASHQGEGIMSEVIKRMLGFAFFELGLKRVYVILPATNERGAKLLTTNFFTKVGDYHHDRTLPDGSKVPLVRYELTAEDVADKEDFHF; this is encoded by the coding sequence ATGCAAAGCTTTGAAAAATACCATCCGATTATGTCCGTCCATTACACCATGGATTGGCTGACAACCTTTAAGATCAAAGACATTTTCCAGTTGCGCGCCGATCGCCAAGTTGCTGCCGAATCCGGACGCGAATTTGATCAAAAAATTACAGACACTGCCCGCTACATTAACCGTTCGATGCGGCTGGTAATGAGCAACAACGCCTTACTTTATGGCATCATGGATCGCGCCAGCCACGAATTCCTCGGCAGTTTCTGTATCTGGAATTTCAGCCAAAAGAAAACCGTGGCGCAAGTACGCTTTGAGACCCTTGCCAGCCATCAAGGCGAAGGCATTATGAGTGAAGTGATCAAACGGATGCTGGGCTTTGCCTTTTTTGAGCTTGGGTTGAAGCGGGTTTATGTCATCTTGCCTGCGACCAATGAACGCGGCGCCAAGTTATTGACCACCAACTTCTTTACCAAAGTCGGCGATTATCATCATGACCGGACCTTACCAGACGGCAGCAAAGTTCCACTGGTTCGCTATGAATTGACCGCCGAAGATGTTGCGGATAAGGAAGACTTCCATTTTTAG
- a CDS encoding WxL domain-containing protein, whose product MKKFYVMASMLGLGMLGLAGVTPTLVSASDVTSNGQVKFKLDQSQTDPKNPLDPADKNPGKPTDPTQPGGKVPGGTGGPLSIDFASSLIFGEAEISHEDATYYAKPQTFTQDDGTTVDRPNFIQVTDKRGTFEGWTLKVKQENQFAVKDDPTKELTGAQLSFTNGNLVSSTDAQYAPKFQKSFDLIPGQAQIAPVEAAADQGMGTWIYRFGDDKEMAKSIALSVPGKTPKMAKAYTTALTWSLESTPANTTSTPSTTSTPSTTGTTKP is encoded by the coding sequence ATGAAAAAGTTTTACGTGATGGCATCGATGCTTGGATTAGGTATGTTGGGTTTGGCTGGAGTAACACCGACACTGGTTTCTGCTAGTGATGTGACTTCAAATGGCCAGGTTAAGTTTAAGTTGGATCAAAGCCAAACTGACCCGAAAAACCCATTAGATCCCGCTGATAAGAACCCAGGCAAGCCGACCGATCCTACTCAGCCTGGTGGCAAAGTTCCGGGTGGCACCGGGGGCCCGTTGTCGATCGACTTTGCTTCAAGTCTCATTTTTGGAGAAGCTGAAATCAGTCATGAAGATGCAACGTATTACGCAAAACCGCAAACTTTCACACAAGACGATGGCACAACCGTTGACCGCCCGAACTTTATCCAGGTGACCGACAAGCGCGGCACATTTGAAGGTTGGACATTAAAAGTGAAGCAGGAAAATCAATTCGCGGTTAAAGACGATCCGACCAAGGAATTGACCGGCGCCCAACTGAGCTTCACAAATGGTAACTTGGTTTCAAGCACCGATGCACAATATGCACCGAAGTTCCAGAAGTCATTTGATCTCATTCCGGGCCAGGCACAAATTGCTCCGGTTGAAGCGGCTGCTGATCAAGGGATGGGCACCTGGATCTACCGGTTCGGCGATGATAAGGAGATGGCCAAGTCAATTGCGTTGTCAGTGCCAGGCAAGACCCCGAAAATGGCTAAAGCCTACACGACTGCTTTAACCTGGTCATTGGAATCAACACCAGCGAATACCACAAGTACCCCAAGCACTACAAGCACGCCAAGTACAACGGGTACCACCAAACCTTAA
- the celB gene encoding PTS cellobiose transporter subunit IIC, which yields MDSSNNKLFKFMNAHLMGPMGKLASFRIVRGVMAAGMASIPFTIVGSMFLIINVLPQSFPILTGLWKNSFDKISNLYMLANGATMGILSLYFCLVFGYEYTRIQAQEEKIDVNPLNGALLSMMAFFMCVPELVFKGGTATLITEITKDSKIVDGYAIAGGVTRLGTTGIFTAIIMSIIAVKLYAWFVKKNIVVKMPDTVPAGVSRSFTALIPTAAIALTVIVINGILMIFNTDIYKIVAIPFGFVTNLTSTWLGLLVVYFIMHALWIVGIHGATIVTSFLTPIVLSNMQLNQKGANIPFAGEFNNCFVTIGGSGATLGMVIFIAFFAKSAQLGALGKASIVPAFFNINEPILFGMPIVYNPYTAIPFFLAPMASMTIAYFAIDLHMVKPMIAQPAWPTPLGLSGFIGTAGDWRAIVLAFVCAFVAFLIWFPFIKFYDGKLYQDEQTKGAQEAAA from the coding sequence ATGGATTCGAGTAATAACAAACTATTTAAGTTTATGAACGCTCACCTGATGGGGCCAATGGGGAAGCTGGCCTCGTTTAGAATTGTGCGTGGCGTGATGGCAGCAGGGATGGCATCCATTCCGTTTACGATTGTCGGTTCTATGTTCTTGATTATTAATGTGTTACCACAGAGTTTTCCAATATTGACAGGGCTGTGGAAGAACTCATTTGACAAGATTTCAAACCTCTACATGTTAGCAAACGGCGCAACGATGGGAATCTTGTCCCTTTACTTTTGTTTAGTATTTGGCTATGAGTATACGCGGATTCAAGCACAGGAAGAGAAGATTGATGTGAATCCGCTTAATGGCGCTCTGCTTTCGATGATGGCATTCTTCATGTGCGTTCCGGAATTGGTCTTCAAGGGTGGGACGGCAACTTTAATCACCGAGATAACTAAGGACAGCAAGATTGTTGACGGATATGCCATTGCCGGTGGCGTCACACGTCTAGGAACTACTGGTATCTTTACAGCCATCATTATGTCCATTATTGCGGTAAAACTATACGCATGGTTTGTTAAAAAGAATATTGTTGTCAAGATGCCAGACACCGTACCAGCAGGAGTTTCTCGATCATTTACGGCATTGATTCCAACTGCAGCAATTGCACTAACTGTCATTGTAATCAACGGTATCTTGATGATCTTCAATACCGACATTTACAAAATTGTGGCGATCCCATTTGGCTTTGTGACTAATCTGACGAGCACGTGGCTAGGATTACTTGTTGTGTACTTTATCATGCATGCTTTATGGATTGTCGGCATTCACGGGGCAACGATTGTGACCTCCTTCTTAACGCCGATTGTACTTTCCAACATGCAACTGAATCAAAAGGGCGCCAATATTCCATTTGCTGGTGAATTCAATAACTGTTTTGTCACAATTGGTGGTTCCGGTGCCACATTAGGCATGGTTATCTTCATTGCATTCTTTGCAAAATCTGCTCAGCTTGGTGCTCTGGGTAAAGCTTCTATCGTACCTGCTTTCTTTAATATTAATGAACCGATTTTATTCGGGATGCCGATTGTTTACAACCCATACACTGCCATCCCATTCTTCTTAGCACCAATGGCTTCGATGACCATTGCATATTTTGCCATTGACTTACACATGGTGAAACCGATGATTGCACAGCCCGCGTGGCCAACACCACTTGGTTTGTCTGGTTTTATTGGCACGGCGGGAGACTGGCGGGCAATCGTTCTAGCCTTTGTTTGCGCATTCGTTGCCTTCTTGATCTGGTTCCCATTTATTAAGTTTTACGATGGCAAGCTGTATCAAGATGAGCAAACCAAAGGCGCACAAGAAGCGGCTGCCTAA
- a CDS encoding PTS lactose/cellobiose transporter subunit IIA, with product MDEKQQLMVMQLIMAGGNVKGSAFEAIKAAKVGDFKTADTKLKEADKFLADAHNAQTGMLTDEAQGHHQPVSLLMVHGQDHVMNAITFRDLAGEVVDLYRKISQESN from the coding sequence ATGGACGAAAAACAACAGTTGATGGTGATGCAACTGATCATGGCTGGCGGTAATGTAAAGGGATCGGCATTTGAGGCAATTAAAGCCGCAAAAGTTGGTGACTTTAAGACAGCGGACACCAAACTAAAAGAAGCAGACAAATTCTTGGCCGATGCGCACAATGCACAAACCGGGATGTTGACAGATGAGGCACAAGGCCATCATCAACCCGTTTCGTTACTAATGGTACACGGGCAAGACCATGTGATGAATGCCATCACTTTTCGCGATTTGGCAGGCGAAGTCGTTGATCTTTACCGGAAGATTTCACAGGAGTCGAATTAA
- a CDS encoding DsrE family protein: MALKTIFHLDTTQRWAHLASNLNNYLGAEPDADIEVLVNGDGITVYFDPQVTEFIAAHPQVKFFACHNSLQQRHLDEKQLPATVKVVPVGVVKIAQAEADGYGYIKP; the protein is encoded by the coding sequence ATGGCATTAAAAACAATTTTTCATTTGGACACAACCCAACGCTGGGCGCATTTGGCTTCAAATCTCAACAATTATCTAGGCGCTGAACCCGACGCTGACATCGAAGTACTGGTGAATGGCGATGGGATCACCGTTTATTTCGATCCGCAAGTGACTGAATTCATCGCCGCCCATCCACAGGTTAAATTCTTCGCCTGCCACAACTCATTACAGCAGCGCCACTTAGATGAAAAGCAGTTGCCAGCAACGGTCAAAGTGGTTCCAGTCGGGGTCGTTAAGATTGCTCAGGCTGAAGCAGATGGGTATGGGTATATCAAACCGTAA
- a CDS encoding DUF1304 domain-containing protein: protein MSRISFLLVGLLSLLHLTIMALEMFGKPTSQAQNLALPLDFVKQPHAQMLLKNQGIYNGALAVIMPLSLLLLNGPNQLITLRLLTGFVAIVGLYGGATMSKKIYFVQAIPGAFTCLTLFFPE, encoded by the coding sequence ATGTCACGTATCAGTTTCCTGCTTGTTGGCTTGCTCAGTCTGCTGCATCTCACCATCATGGCTTTAGAAATGTTCGGCAAACCAACGAGTCAGGCGCAAAATCTGGCATTACCGCTTGACTTTGTTAAACAACCGCATGCACAAATGCTGTTGAAGAATCAGGGCATTTACAATGGTGCGCTGGCTGTTATCATGCCACTAAGTCTTTTGCTGTTAAATGGCCCGAATCAACTGATCACGCTTCGTTTACTAACCGGCTTTGTGGCCATTGTCGGCTTATACGGCGGTGCAACGATGAGTAAGAAAATTTACTTTGTTCAGGCTATTCCCGGCGCTTTTACTTGCTTGACGCTCTTCTTTCCCGAATAA
- a CDS encoding YisL family protein, whose protein sequence is MWLWLHLISWAVLAVAAGIALFSRTRQFVMWTMIARVCYLVSIISGVVLMRFSFNRNPMLTVIKILIAIGLIGLLEMAFADKKQQHLSKIIIWSAIAAFVLVTVVGFALAQFRPFI, encoded by the coding sequence ATGTGGCTGTGGTTACATCTGATTTCATGGGCCGTCTTGGCAGTTGCTGCCGGCATTGCGCTTTTTAGTCGTACTCGTCAATTTGTCATGTGGACGATGATTGCGCGAGTTTGTTACCTCGTCTCCATCATCAGCGGCGTGGTCTTAATGCGGTTTTCTTTCAACCGCAATCCCATGTTAACGGTCATCAAGATTCTGATTGCCATTGGCTTGATCGGTTTGCTCGAAATGGCGTTTGCCGACAAAAAGCAGCAGCATCTGAGTAAAATCATCATCTGGAGTGCCATTGCAGCGTTCGTGCTCGTCACGGTTGTCGGCTTTGCACTAGCACAATTTCGACCGTTTATTTAA
- a CDS encoding PTS sugar transporter subunit IIB → MAKKTIMLVCAAGMSTSMLVKKMEDAAAKEGVDAKIFATSTADAHDKLDSENPDVLMLGPQVRYLEGEFKKDLSIPVEVINMQDYGLMKGDKVLKAALDLIDKK, encoded by the coding sequence ATGGCTAAGAAGACAATCATGCTTGTTTGTGCTGCTGGTATGTCAACCAGTATGTTAGTTAAAAAGATGGAGGATGCGGCTGCCAAAGAAGGTGTTGACGCAAAAATTTTCGCAACGTCAACAGCTGATGCCCACGACAAATTAGATTCCGAAAATCCGGATGTGTTAATGCTCGGTCCACAAGTGCGGTATTTAGAGGGCGAGTTCAAGAAGGACCTGAGTATTCCGGTCGAAGTTATTAACATGCAGGATTACGGGTTGATGAAGGGTGATAAAGTCCTTAAAGCGGCGCTCGATTTAATCGACAAAAAGTAG
- a CDS encoding PTS cellobiose transporter subunit IIC has translation MFFNRYLLIRYTTAAFFFANLYWFFLSFSAVGLAKWWPFTLILTTAAVAVEQVSKYWRRDNKLPVTKVGYAGQLLSNFLALVVIVTGHGASIFPFFGQKGISLITTVLLIGLGICFYILARVHLIETNRDRYLKRIRQFAQSLQ, from the coding sequence ATGTTTTTTAATCGCTATCTATTGATTCGATATACGACCGCGGCTTTCTTTTTTGCTAATTTATACTGGTTCTTTTTGAGCTTTAGTGCTGTAGGACTTGCAAAGTGGTGGCCTTTCACTTTGATCCTCACGACCGCAGCGGTTGCAGTTGAACAAGTTAGTAAATACTGGCGCCGGGATAATAAGCTACCGGTAACTAAAGTCGGATATGCAGGACAACTTCTGAGTAACTTTTTGGCACTGGTTGTCATTGTGACCGGTCATGGGGCAAGCATTTTCCCGTTTTTCGGGCAAAAAGGAATTTCGCTGATCACCACAGTTTTATTAATTGGTCTGGGTATTTGTTTTTATATTTTGGCTCGGGTTCATTTAATCGAAACAAATCGTGATCGCTATTTAAAGCGAATACGTCAATTTGCCCAAAGTCTTCAATAA
- a CDS encoding ring-cleaving dioxygenase, translating into MANQLTGLHHLTAITSSSPRIFRFMSGILGLHLIKKTVNQDDVRTYHLYFTDDMGTAGTDITFFDFPGIQKAQHGNNEIARTSFRVPSDAALTYWIKRFDDHRVRHDAIDELFGAKILRFHDFDGQQYQLISDEHNEGVPAGTPWRHSTVDPQFAIGGLGPEYITTDHYDELISVMTDLLGFKQIAKDGQYTLLELNNGGHGAQVIIDYQRLIPAAYQGFGGVHHLAFRTDDRDSLQYWIEKIGNAGLNSSGFVDRFYFASEYFRPIPDILFEIATDGPGFLLDETYEEAGVHLELPPFLEDQREAIERQLVPFNTEPQTAEKAK; encoded by the coding sequence ATGGCTAATCAACTCACCGGTCTTCATCATCTAACCGCAATTACATCAAGCTCACCACGGATTTTTCGGTTCATGAGTGGTATTTTAGGCTTGCACCTGATTAAAAAAACCGTCAATCAAGACGATGTTCGTACCTATCACCTTTATTTCACCGATGACATGGGAACTGCGGGAACGGATATTACTTTCTTTGATTTTCCCGGCATTCAAAAAGCACAACACGGCAACAACGAAATCGCCCGCACTAGTTTTCGGGTTCCTTCTGATGCTGCATTAACGTATTGGATCAAACGATTTGATGATCACCGCGTGCGCCATGATGCGATTGACGAACTATTTGGCGCCAAGATTCTCCGTTTTCATGATTTTGATGGCCAGCAATATCAGCTGATCAGTGACGAACACAATGAAGGCGTGCCAGCGGGAACCCCTTGGCGACATTCGACGGTTGACCCACAATTTGCAATCGGCGGTCTTGGTCCTGAGTACATCACGACTGATCACTATGATGAGTTAATCAGCGTCATGACCGATCTGCTCGGCTTTAAACAAATCGCCAAGGACGGTCAATACACCTTGCTTGAACTGAACAACGGCGGCCACGGTGCGCAAGTCATCATCGATTATCAGCGGTTGATACCCGCAGCTTATCAAGGCTTTGGTGGCGTCCACCACCTTGCCTTCCGCACTGACGACCGTGATAGCCTGCAATACTGGATTGAGAAAATCGGGAATGCTGGTTTGAATTCTTCTGGCTTTGTGGATCGCTTCTACTTTGCTTCAGAGTACTTCCGGCCAATTCCCGACATCCTTTTTGAAATCGCCACGGATGGTCCTGGCTTCCTGCTTGACGAGACTTACGAAGAAGCCGGCGTGCATTTGGAACTGCCACCATTCTTGGAAGACCAGCGTGAAGCAATCGAGCGGCAATTGGTTCCGTTTAATACAGAACCGCAGACAGCAGAAAAGGCAAAATAA
- a CDS encoding GntR family transcriptional regulator, whose amino-acid sequence MSQRESSYSTKELVNQLLKDIQQGMIQGADGQLPTEPELMKQYQVTRYTLRQALKNLANLGYIYQAHGSGTFARPHHVEGAISLQNNVGLTAEMARQGKIVKTTGISQQIVPLSKAAFVPESQKLAQDTELISVIRQRTLDDEPFLVEHSYYLKSMVGEIPDSALKGSLFAFIDQKPGLKVGFIDSVIECEMITGTPAQFFNLADGSPSLVVRDDSYLSSGKLFAFSKIFYDFRKTKFFMLKKMH is encoded by the coding sequence TTGTCACAACGGGAAAGCAGTTACAGCACAAAGGAACTTGTGAATCAGCTGCTGAAAGATATTCAACAAGGCATGATCCAAGGCGCAGATGGACAACTTCCAACTGAGCCGGAGTTGATGAAACAGTATCAGGTTACGCGGTATACGTTACGGCAAGCATTGAAGAATCTTGCCAACCTGGGTTATATCTATCAAGCTCATGGCAGTGGTACTTTTGCGCGCCCGCATCATGTGGAAGGCGCAATTTCACTTCAAAACAATGTTGGACTGACGGCAGAAATGGCAAGGCAAGGCAAAATTGTTAAGACAACCGGCATTAGTCAACAAATTGTGCCATTATCAAAGGCAGCTTTTGTACCTGAGAGCCAGAAGTTGGCGCAAGATACTGAACTCATTTCAGTTATTCGCCAGCGAACATTGGACGATGAACCTTTTTTAGTGGAACATTCTTATTACTTGAAATCAATGGTAGGCGAAATTCCAGATAGCGCACTAAAAGGTTCGTTATTTGCTTTTATTGATCAAAAACCTGGACTAAAAGTAGGTTTCATTGATTCTGTCATTGAATGTGAAATGATAACCGGCACACCGGCGCAGTTTTTTAACCTAGCAGATGGCAGCCCGAGTTTAGTGGTTCGTGATGATTCGTATCTTAGTTCTGGAAAATTATTTGCGTTTTCAAAAATATTTTATGATTTCCGAAAAACTAAATTCTTTATGCTTAAGAAGATGCACTAG